A single Rhopalosiphum padi isolate XX-2018 chromosome 4, ASM2088224v1, whole genome shotgun sequence DNA region contains:
- the LOC132929698 gene encoding kelch-like protein 2, producing MHITPKMIEFCKEVGLCVVKDQFVFVMGGFEYFYDGFKYDYRLLRSVKMLDVSSSSLCWVSKADMLVSRKSFGIGVLDNIIYTIGGLDGNRYSNSVEVYNLDTEQRKMVSSMIYGRENFSVGVLNNLIYAVGGYSNCNGGMKSVECYNPSLDKWNLVEKMSNRRYNLGVAVWDGIMYAVGGTNGSTPLKSVEAYNPSTGVWSSIADMNLCRVNPGVVVLDGLLYVIGGSNKATTGQKHLDSVEIYNPRSDSWTIQTISIRRQCYGAVVVNSPLHL from the exons ATGCATATTACGCCGAAAATGATTGAATTCTGTAAAGAAGTTGGTTTGTGCGTTGTAAAAGATCAATTTGTGTTTGTTATGGGTGGTTTTGAATACTTTTATGATGGATTTAAATACGACTATCGGTTATTAAGATCTGTTAAAATGCTTGATGTATCTTCATCATCATTATGTTGGGTTTCCAAGGCTGATATGTTAGTTAGTCGAAAATCTTTTGGAATTGgagtattagataatattatatatact aTTGGTGGACTAGATGGTAATCGCTATTCAAATAGTGTAGAGGTTTATAACCTTGATACTGAACAACGGAAAATGGTATCTAGTATGATTTACGGGAGAGAGAATTTTAGTGTTGGAGTACTCAATAACCTGATATAtgca gtaGGAGGTTATAGTAATTGTAATGGTGGTATGAAATCTGTTGAATGTTATAATCCCAGTCTTGACAAATGGAACTTAGTagaaaaaatgtcaaatagGCGGTATAATCTTGGTGTAGCAGTTTGGGATGGTATAATGTATGCCGTTGGTGGAACTAATGGATCAACACCTCTTAAAAGTGTTGAAGCCTATAATCCAAGTACTGGAGTTTGGTCATCTATTGCTGATATGAATTTGTGTCGAGTTAATCCAg gaGTAGTGGTGTTGGATGGTTTATTGTATGTTATTGGGGGAAGCAATAAGGCAACAACTGGACAAAAACATTTAGATTCTGTTGAAATCTATAATCCCAGAAGCGATTCCTGGACAATTCAAACAATATCAATAAGACGTCAATGTTATGGAGCAGTAGTAGTTAATAGCCcactacatttataa
- the LOC132930047 gene encoding uncharacterized protein LOC132930047 gives MDSAQKLVLKSKKCEPEHFKNSSHKDRVFEVLQSSRNQDDIFCDIKLQTDDGTIVFGHKNILVSATPYFKAMFSSFDESNKDLVNIGELDSTILQLLIDYIYTGEIMITQDNVQVVLPAADLLQLDYVKQACVEFLQKQLDPSNCHSIKVFADLHNCIELLSSCGAYIKKQFLEVVENDEFLSLSSEEVIKLISCNDINVPFEEKVFECVIKWVKHELDHRKEFLPNLMEHVRLPLISTEYLSEKVVVEPLLKNNHECKDYVIEALHINLIKSINPSSIPQTIRSKPRQLHKIILVLGCSISTKTSIANWYDPATNLMHIAPEMIEYRDSAELCVVKENFVFAIGVVRAHYPFARHQAISKSSVEMLDVSSSSLLWVPKVGLLFNQKSFGVGVLDNCIYAIGGDCNNISLNKVEVFNLDTQELKIVSSMSSRRSNVGVGILNNFIYAVGGYNNGVLKSVEYYDPSLDEWNPVAEMSIGRKNVGVGVLNGILYAIGGTSLKSVEAYSPSIGVWFSVSDMHLCRQSPGVVALAGLLYVIGGSSCSTCLNSVEIYNPKTNSWSIKTIPISHTINGAVVVNRPPHLISSIFRIIIFYQLKGYLSVKEMDEQKLDLKSNNYESDHFKNSSHKNSVFEVLQSSRNQGDNFCDIKLQTDDGTIVFGHKNMLATATPYFKAMFSNFDESNKDLVNIGEIDSTILQLLIDYIYTGEIMITQENVQVVLPAADLLKLDYVKQVCIDFLQKHLNTSNCLGIKVFADLHNCIELSSSCEAYIKKQFLEVVEHDEFLSLSSEEVIKLISCNDIYVPFEGKVFESVIKWVKHGLDHRKEFLPNLMEHVRLPLISKEYFLEKVVDEPLLNNPKCKAYVFEAFRFSSIKSTNLYSIPQTIRSKPRLQQQVILVLGLSQSAETSITNWYDPATNLMHIAPKMIVSRDEAGLCVVIDRFVFAMGGVDLSDRCRLNVKCSVEMLDVSSSSLLWIPKVSLLVSRKAFGVGVLDNSIYAIGGIDNNGYSNSVEVFNLSTEQWKMVCSMVYKRSNFGVGVLNNLIYAVGGYNYFNGCMKSVECYNPSLDKWSSVAKMSNRRYNIGVGVLDGIMYAIGGYNGLIPLKSVEAYNPSTGVWSSIADMNLCRENPGVVAFGGFVYVIGGTCRSGVLDSVEIYNPTTNSWSMKTISIGHQIYGAVVVNRPPHLQTN, from the exons ATGGATTCTGCACAAAAGCTTGTTCTGAAATCCAAAAAATGTGAACCTGAACATTTCAAAAACAGTTCTCACAAGGATAGAGTGTTTGAAGTACTTCAGTCTTCACGTAACCA ggaTGACATTTTTTGTGATATTAAGTTACAAACAGATGACGGTACTATAGTATTtggacataaaaatatattggtatcaGCTACCCCTTACTTCAAGGCTATGTTTTCTAGTTTTGACGAAAGCAATAAAGATCTTGTTAATATAGGAGAGTTAGATTCCACCATTTTACAACTATTGATAGACTACATTTATACAGGAGAAATCATGATCACTCAAGATAATGTACag GTTGTGTTACCAGCTGCAGATCTCTTACAGCTAGACTATGTAAAACAAGCATGTGTTgagtttttacaaaaacaacTGGATCCTTCAAATTGTCATAGCATTAAAGTATTTGCTGACTTACATAACTGTATAGAATTGTTGTCAAGCTGTGGcgcatatattaaaaaacagttttt AGAAGTGGTTGAAAATGATGAGTTTTTGTCTTTATCATCCGAAGAAGTGATTAAGTTAATCTCCTGTAATGATATTAATGTtccatttgaagaaaaa gtatttgaATGTGTCATTAAATGGGTAAAACATGAATTGGATCATAGAAAAGAGTTTTTACCCAATCTAATGGAACATGTGCGTTTGCCATTAATTTCCACAGAGTATTTATCAGAGAAAGTAGTCGTTGAACCTcttcttaaaaataatcatgaat GTAAAGATTATGTAATTGAAGCATTACATATTAATCTAATTAAGTCAATAAATCCTTCGTCTATTCCACAAACTATTCGGAGTAAGCCTAGACAGCTACATAAA atcatTTTAGTGTTAGGTTGTTCTATATCAACTAAAACGAGTATTGCCAATTGGTATGATCCAGCAACTAACCTAATGCATATTGCACCAGAAATGATTGAATACCGTGATTCAGCTGAATTGTGCGTTGTAAAAGAAAATTTTGTATTTGCTATCGGTGTTGTACGTGCACATTATCCATTTGCTAGGCATCAAGCCATCTCTAAAAGTTCTGTTGAAATGCTTGATGTATcctcatcatcattattatgggTTCCCAAGGTTGGAttgttatttaatcaaaaatcttTTGGAGTTGGAGTACTAGATAATTGTATATATGCT ATTGGTGGAGATTGTAATAATATCTCTTTAAATAAAGTAGAAGTTTTTAACCTCGATACTCAAGAATTGAAAATAGTATCTAGTATGTCTAGTAGAAGAAGTAATGTTGGTGTTGGAATACTCAATAACTTCATATAtgca gtaGGAGGTTATAATAATGGTGTTTTGAAATCTGTCGAATATTATGATCCCAGTCTTGACGAATGGAACCCAGTTGCAGAAATGTCAATTGGCCGTAAGAATGTTGGTGTAGGAGTTTTgaatggtatattatatgctattggTGGAACATCTCTTAAAAGTGTTGAAGCTTATAGTCCAAGTATTGGAGTATGGTTCTCTGTTTCCGATATGCATTTATGTCGACAAAGTCCTG gagTAGTAGCATTGGCTGGTTTATTGTATGTTATTGGAGGAAGTAGCTGTTCTACTTGCTTGAATTCTGTTGAAATCTATAATCCAAAAACCAATTCCTggtcaataaaaacaataccaaTAAGTCATACAATTAATGGAGCAGTAGTAGTTAATAGGCCcccacattta aTCTCCagtatatttagaataataatattttatcag CTTAAAGGGTACTTATCTGTGAAAGAGATGGACGAACAAAAGCTTGATCTGAAATCTAATAACTATGAATCTGATCATTTCAAAAACAGTTCTCACAAGAATAGTGTGTTTGAAGTACTTCAGTCTTCACGTAACca gggTGACAATTTTTGTGATATTAAGTTACAAACAGATGACGGTACTATAGTATTTggacataaaaatatgttggcAACAGCTACCCCTTACTTCAAGGCTATGTTTTCTAATTTTGACGAAAGCAATAAAGATCTTGTTAATATAGGAGAAATAGATTCCACCATTTTACAACTATtgatagattatatttatacaggAGAAATCATGATCACTCAAGAAAATGTACag GTTGTGTTACCAGCTGCAGATCTCTTAAAGCTTGACTATGTAAAACAAGTATGCATTGACTTTTTACAAAAGCACCTGAATACTTCAAATTGTCTTGGAATTAAAGTATTTGCTGACTTACATAACTGTATAGAATTGTCGTCAAGCTGTGaagcatatattaaaaaacagttttt AGAAGTGGTTGAACATGATGAGTTCCTATCTTTATCATCCGAAGAAGTGATCAAGTTAATCTCCTGTAATGATATTTATGTTCCATTTGAAGGAAAA gtatttgaGTCTGTAATTAAATGGGTAAAACATGGATTGGATCATAGAAAAGAATTTTTACCCAATCTAATGGAACATGTGCGTTTGCCATTAATTTCCAAAGAGTATTTCTTAGAGAAAGTAGTTGATGAACCTCTTCTTAATAATcctaaat gcaAAGCTTATGTATTTGAAGCATTTCGTTTTTCTTCAATTAAGTCAACAAATCTTTACTCTATTCCACAAACAATTAGGAGTAAACCTAGGTTACAACAAcaa gttattCTAGTGTTAGGTTTGTCTCAATCGGCCGAAACGAGTATTACAAATTGGTATGACCCAGCAACAAACCTAATGCATATTGCACCGAAAATGATTGTATCCCGTGATGAAGCTGGTTTGTGCGTTGTAATAGATCGCTTTGTATTTGCTATGGGTGGAGTTGACTTATCTGATAGGTGTCGACTCAATGTGAAATGTTCTGTTGAAATGCTTGATGTATcctcatcatcattattatggaTTCCCAAGGTTAGCTTGTTAGTAAGTCGAAAAGCTTTTGGAGTTGGAGTATTAGATAATTCTATATATGCT ATTGGTGGAATAGATAATAATGGCTATTCAAATAGTGTAGAGGTTTTTAACCTCAGTACTGAACAATGGAAAATGGTTTGTAGTATGGTTTACAAGAGAAGTAATTTTGGTGTTGGAGTACTCAATAACCTGATATAtgca gtagggggttataattattttaatggttgTATGAAATCAGTTGAATGTTATAATCCCAGTCTTGACAAATGGAGCTCAGTAGCAAAAATGTCAAATAGGCGGTATAATATTGGTGTAGGAGTTTTGGATGGCATAATGTATGCTATTGGTGGTTATAATGGATTAATACCTCTTAAAAGTGTTGAAGCCTATAATCCAAGTACTGGAGTTTGGTCATCTATTGCTGATATGAATTTGTGTCGAGAAAATCCTg GGGTAGTGGCATTTGGTGGTTTTGTGTATGTTATTGGTGGAACGTGCAGGTCTGGTGTTTTGGATTCTGTTGAAATCTATAATCCCACAACCAATTCCTGGTCAATGAAAACAATATCAATAGGTCATCAAATTTATGGAGCTGTGGTAGTTAATAGGCCACCACATTTACAAACTAATTAG